The following coding sequences are from one Schizosaccharomyces osmophilus chromosome 1, complete sequence window:
- the oaa1 gene encoding mitochondrial acylpyruvase Oaa1: MLSRASKILCIGRNYTAHIRELKNAVPKKPFFFLKPPSAIVEPGKGKLLIPSDVQAHYEVELGLVIGSKLPARQPIFHSKWTEAIAGYFVGIDVTARNLQNEAKKAGLPWSFCKGYDTFLPVGPFIPKHQVPDPHNVIVELSQNDKVVQHENTSLMLNRIPKILDSITETMTLQPGDLILTGTPKGVGKVFAKDVLSARLLSAEGNEITPSAFSIQADVV; encoded by the exons ATGTTGTCTCGAGCAAGTAAAATTCTGTGTATTGGAAGAAACTATAC TGCGCACATTCgtgaattgaaaaatgcTGTTCCCAAAAAGcccttcttcttcttaaAGCCCCCGAGTGCAATTGTTGAGCCCGGCAAAGGAAAATTACTAATTCCATCAGATGTTCAAGCACATTACGAAGTTGAGCTTGGGCTTGTTATAGGCTCCAAGCTGCCTGCTCGTCAACCCATTTTTCACTCCAAATGGACAGAGGCTATTGCTGGATACTTTGTAGGAATAGACGTTACCGCACGCAACCTTCAAAATGAAGCTAAGAAGGCAGGACTTCCTTGGTCTTTCTGCAAAGGATACGATACATTCTTGCCGGTGGGTCCCTTCATCCCAAAACACCAGGTTCCTGACCCTCACAATGTCATCGTCGAGCTTTCTCAAAATGATAAAGTCGTTCAGCATGAAAACACTTCATTGATGCTAAATCGTATTCCAAAAATCTTGGACAGTATTACGGAGACCATGACTTTGCAACCTGGTGACCTGATACTGACTGGAACACCGAAAGGTGTTGGAAAAGTGTTTGCAAAAGACGTTCTTTCAGCTCGACTCTTAAGTGCTgaaggaaatgaaataaCCCCTAGTGCTTTCTCCATACAAGCGGATGTCGTTTGA
- a CDS encoding thioredoxin family protein, peroxidase — translation MLFPLKESLEVTLGKLTKGETLFVAYLASVDPRTKQPWCPTVRAALPAFNNIFNSSKTLNLVHVYVGNMPQWRTPDNLYRKNFGISAVPTLGRYYRDAEGNLQNSLLVDYDCLDAQKLSKFIE, via the coding sequence ATGTTGTTTCCTCTGAAAGAATCTTTAGAAGTTACCTTGGGTAAGCTTACCAAAGGGGAAACTCTCTTTGTCGCGTACCTTGCTTCGGTTGATCCTCGTACAAAACAGCCCTGGTGTCCTACTGTACGTGCTGCTTTGCCTGCATTCAACAATATTTTTAATAGTTCGAAAACATTGAATTTGGTGCATGTTTACGTTGGGAATATGCCCCAATGGAGGACCCCAGATAACTTGTATCGCAAAAATTTTGGTATCAGTGCTGTTCCAACTTTAGGAAGATATTACCGTGACGCTGAAGGAAATCTTCAAAACTCTTTGCTCGTTGATTATGATTGTTTGGATGCCCAAAAATTGTCCAAATTCATCGAATAG
- the psg1 gene encoding membrane trafficking protein, ER to Golgi Psg1 yields MMKSTLFLSLFSVVFLAFASIARADVELLTPGSGSRWAVGYTYAVRWKQPAEEFLEVALENKDQNNTVITSSGIIPSNQTFWFVKIDKKWLNKQDNKTTRIVVAPQNGEKTKVQVGPEILLSSSFYWMHVVDKAAFDYNPIDKRLAIGISVALTCSILLILVIHISTRKTRRILASERKNQLSTFRG; encoded by the exons ATGATGAAGTCTACTCTCTTTCTATCTCTGTTTTCCGTAGTGTTTTTGGCTTTCGCTTCCATTGCTCGAGCAGATGTGGAATTGTTGACCCCAGGCTCAG GGTCTCGATGGGCAGTTGGCTATACGTATGCTGTGCGATGGAAACAGCCAGCAGAAGAATTTTTAGAAGTCGCACTTGAAAACAAGGATCAAAACAATACCGTTATTACAAGTAGCGGGATTATCCCCTCGAACCAAACATTTTGGTTTGTCAAAATCGATAAAAAATGGTTGAATAAACAAGATAACAAGACAACCCGCATCGTTGTCGCTCCGCAAAACGgcgaaaaaacaaaagtacaGGTTGGTCCAGAGATCCTTTTGTCCTCATCTTTCTATTGGATGCACGTTGTTGACAAAGCAGCATTTGACTATAATCCCATAGACAAGCGACTAGCCATAGGAATTTCAGTTGCTTTAACCTGTAGTATTTTGTTGATATTAGTGATTCACATCAGTACTCGGAAAACTCGAAGAATTCTTGCGAGTGAACGGAAGAACCAACTGTCTACGTTTCGTGGATAG
- the trm140 gene encoding tRNA (cytosine-3) methyltransferase Trm140 — protein MSKKQASSVRDANFSINETFGGRLLKEEDQVFDFNAWDHVEWDEEHLSMAEKRIAEQKENPVVNKDEYMANPNEYWDRFYEKNEGNFFMNRRWIAQEFPDLLQLVQPDIGQKVLLEVGCGAGNTIWPILAENKNKELKVYPVDYSKKAIDVVYQNPLYDPNHCHASVWDLAGPTLPEGLTENSTDAVTLIFCFSALSPDQWNQAVDNLYRVLKPGGVIFFRDYGRLDLTQLRAKKNRYLDENFYIRGDGTRVYYLDNDEIQKIFGEKFEICQNGVDKRLIVNRKKKVKMYRCWLQAKFRKE, from the exons ATGAGTAAAAAGCAAGCTTCTTCTGTACGTGATGCAAACTTTTCCATCAACGAGACATTTGGAGGCCGTTTACTGAAGGAAGAAGACcaagtttttgattttaatgCCTG GGATCATGTAGAATGGGACGAAGAGCATTTGTCCATGGCCGAGAAAAGGATTGCGgagcaaaaggaaaaccCGGTTGTAAATAAAGACGAATATATGGCAAATCCGAATGAGTATTGGGATAGGTTCTATgagaaaaatgaaggaaacttttttatgaacCGAAGATGGATTGCTCAGGAATTCCCAGACTTACTTCAACTTGTACAACCTGATATTGGACAAAAAGTGCTGCTAGAAGTAGGGTGTGGTGCAGGTAATACCATATGGCCTATATTAGCagagaataaaaacaaagaactCAAAGTTTACCCTGTGGACTATTCCAAGAAGGCTATTGATGTCGTGTATCAAAATCCTCTATACGATCCCAACCATTGTCATGCATCTGTATGGGATTTAGCTGGACCAACGTTACCAGAAGGGCTTACCGAAAATTCTACAGATGCAGTTACCTTgatattttgtttttctgcaCTTTCACCTGATCAATGGAACCAAGCTGTTGACAATCTGTACCGAGTACTAAAGCCTGGGGGAGTTATCTTTTTCCGTGATTATGGACGTTTGGATTTGACTCAGTTACgagcaaaaaagaataggtatttggatgaaaattTCTATATTCGTGGTGATGGTACCCGTGTTTACTATCTTGACAATG ATGAGATCCAAAAGATATTTGGAGAAAAATTCGAAATCTGTCAAAACGGAGTCGATAAAAG ACTGATTGTAAATCGcaagaagaaagtgaaGATGTATCGCTGCTGGCTTCAAGCGAAAttcagaaaagaataa
- the rps1901 gene encoding 40S ribosomal protein S19 yields MAGVSVKDVDAQKFVTAYSAFLKRSGKMATPQWIDIAKTGTHKELAPYDPDWYFVRAAAIARHIYLRKQVGVGRLCKVYGGSVNRGMRPSHHRDGSGSVQRKVIQSLEKIGVLEKSDNGGRRISQQGQRDLDRIAYSLLEEESE; encoded by the exons ATGGCTGGCGTTTCTGTCAAGGATGTGGACGCTCAAAAGTTTGTTACTGCCTattctgcttttttgaagCGCTCAG GCAAAATGGCTACTCCTCAATGGATTGACATTGCTAAGACCGGTACCCATAAGGAATTAGCTCCTTATGACCCTGACTGGTACTTTGTTCGTGCTGCTGCCATTGCTCGCCATATCTACCTCCGTAAGCAAGTCGGTGTTGGCCGTCTTTGCAAGGTCTATGGTGGCTCTGTCAACCGTGGCATGCGTCCCTCTCACCACCGTGACGGCTCCGGCAGTGTTCAACGCAAGGTTATCCAAAGCTTGGAAAAGATTGGTGTACTTGAAAAGTCTGACAACGGTGGCCGCCGTATCTCTCAACAAGGTCAACGTGATTTGGACCGTATTGCCTACTctcttttggaagaagagagCGAGTAA
- the rib7 gene encoding 5-amino-6-(5-phosphoribosylamino) uracil reductase Rib7, translated as MEVKPAIFPHEQKNHVLLTWAQSMNGKIGYKNYSDDEKGNLFLGQLKISCKESFRMTHGLRASFDAIMVGSNTVRNDNPSLTCRYPHPEDSTCLAPLSMQPIPIIIDSHLSLNYASLKVMELARCGLTKAPWIVVAPSVIQRKTKDAQLQERWNCIEHYGGQIFVRDQEYPENWKDYVHLEKLQSNGASRIMVEGGATLLRKAFESNSFDSLVVTIAPKMFSDEETIGISYLKHLNLNHALWIPCGSDILLTTYKHFPMELLQLK; from the coding sequence ATGGAAGTGAAACCAGCAATCTTCCCTCACgaacaaaaaaaccatGTCTTGTTAACATGGGCACAGTCAATGAATGGGAAAATTGGATATAAAAATTATTCAGATGAtgagaaaggaaatttaTTTCTAGGGCAATTGAAGATATCCTGCAAAGAATCTTTTCGTATGACGCATGGACTGCGAGCTTCGTTTGATGCCATTATGGTGGGCAGTAATACTGTTCGGAATGACAATCCCAGCCTCACTTGTCGATACCCTCACCCAGAAGATTCCACATGTTTGGCTCCTCTTTCCATGCAGCCTATTCCCATCATCATTGACTCGCACCTTTCTCTAAATTATGCTTCCCTGAAGGTGATGGAGTTGGCGCGCTGTGGCCTAACAAAGGCCCCATGGATCGTTGTTGCTCCTAGCGTTATacaaaggaaaacgaaagatGCTCAATTACAGGAGAGATGGAATTGCATTGAGCATTACGGCGGTCAAATCTTTGTTCGAGATCAAGAATATCCAGAGAACTGGAAGGATTATGTACATTTGGAGAAGCTCCAGAGTAATGGCGCCTCAAGGATTATGGTAGAAGGAGGAGCGACCTTATTAAGAAAGGCATTTGAATCTAATTCATTCGATTCCCTCGTAGTCACGATTGCACCAAAGATGTtttctgatgaagaaacaatAGGAATCTCTTATTTGAAACATCTCAACTTGAATCATGCTTTATGGATTCCATGTGGATCTGATATTTTATTGACTACATACAAACATTTTCCAATGGAATTGTTGCAATTGAAGTGA
- a CDS encoding chromatin binding protein-like protein, with translation MKIERSVRLLVKSLLFVYLFSVIIQDNGVLARKVPKQQENLVQSVYNHHVRPLGTAVHSQFAKATPPLFDGAKQARDDVKSYYDKHAKPSLDNFHDNMKKSGYFEIPKNLESYGKQTWEAISNVKNNQKLHKLCVDVKTRTSITYTEIVVPATEKFIAQIQIYAKWISEKVYELWINYIIPNYQHYKPIVRKKSIDGYMEFRYVILPYLNSSFWQMINVLSYNLTSFWNMHMRPQLQHIYESVLHENSENYASSTTAKMVSDISSSMLSTPVASTTANPINKLAIEQTITPSYPEDIVSSSKTVGPEYDQRSCISNTFAHLSQEFDSIESEFGNNIEEQWKQSFHNTNEYFSKELKSFEELSNLRVLAIENSLGNLVFRAQTLGYDDAVTELLAGVKKAILNTHERAVELRNLAEILQKDIVDRVESSADFIRNQTYSSFQVAVAACNGNIHDDDEKVRELTPVLDKVHRFMDSTVKDMNTKQSSLMEQRKRQYLSRIGSIASDTIRRLTAIKNSHKVKINSNIDTELYEVEPTLADQTQKIIEINAEHAHCDDISLGTASYELHEAVTGVPSPVADKKHLNAEVSHSSKQNDVPTSSPIKVPGDDTVSQSIVEESIPTLSVRDTRKDEENVYSILPIQYDEKEQAKAVPTPSAGSQEKEEPESVYSILPIEYDEKEQENVLSTVSDESKAKHHGHPTGSAQDKKDEEQVYSILPVEVDEKDVEQFSSDFSINSGTPTSKTGYATVPVEVPEESVTDNSNKFDAEHRFD, from the coding sequence ATGAAAATCGAACGCTCTGTTCGGCTTTTAGTAAAAAGTCTACTGTTtgtatatttgttttctgtgATCATACAGGATAATGGAGTTTTAGCTCGCAAAGTTCCAAAGCAACAAGAGAACTTAGTGCAAAGTGTGTATAATCACCACGTTCGTCCATTGGGAACTGCTGTTCATTCACAATTTGCAAAAGCAACGCCCCCTTTGTTTGATGGTGCTAAACAAGCTAGAGATGATGTGAAATCTTACTATGACAAGCATGCTAAGCCCAGCCTTGACAACTTTCATGACAATATGAAGAAGTCTGgctattttgaaattcctAAGAATTTAGAAAGCTATGGAAAACAGACTTGGGAAGCTATTTCAAATGTGAAGAACAACCAAAAACTCCATAAACTTTGCGTTGATGTGAAAACGAGAACTTCTATTACCTATACAGAAATTGTCGTTCCCGCGACTGAAAAGTTCATTGCCCAAATTCAAATATATGCAAAATGGATTTCTGAAAAAGTTTACGAGCTTTGGATTAATTATATTATCCCAAATTATCAGCATTACAAGCCAATTGTTCGTAAAAAGAGCATTGATGGGTATATGGAGTTTCGCTATGTAATTCTTCCGTATTTAAACTCTTCCTTTTGGCAAATGATTAATGTTTTGTCTTATAATTTGACTTCTTTCTGGAACATGCACATGCGTCCTCAGCTACAACATATATATGAAAGCGTCTTGCATGAAAATTCCGAAAACTATGCTTCTTCTACAACAGCTAAAATGGTTAGTGATATCTCATCGTCTATGCTTTCTACCCCTGTTGCTTCCACGACTGCGAATCCTATTAACAAACTTGCCATTGAACAAACTATAACTCCTTCATATCCCGAAGACATTGTTTCATCTAGCAAAACGGTTGGCCCTGAGTATGATCAAAGAAGCTGCATTAGCAATACTTTTGCTCACCTTAGCCAAGAGTTTGATAGCATTGAAAGTGAATTCGGTAACAACATTGAAGAACAATGGAAGCAATCGTTTCATAATACGAACGAgtacttttccaaagagtTAAAGTCTTTTGAGGAGCTATCGAATCTCCGGGTTTTGGCAATTGAAAACTCACTGGGAAATTTAGTGTTCCGTGCTCAAACACTTGGTTATGATGATGCGGTCACTGAGTTATTAGCAGGTGTAAAAAAGGCGATTTTGAACACTCATGAACGAGCTGTCGAGTTGCGTAACCTTGCAGAAATACTTCAGAAAGATATCGTTGACCGTGTGGAGTCTAGTGCTGATTTTATCCGCAATCAAACATACTCATCTTTCCAAGTTGCTGTGGCTGCTTGTAATGGAAATATTcatgatgatgatgagaAAGTAAGAGAATTAACGCCCGTATTAGATAAAGTGCATCGTTTTATGGATTCCACGGTGAAGGATATGAATACGAAGCAAAGCTCATTAATGGAGCAAAGAAAGCGCCAATACCTATCTAGAATCGGAAGCATCGCCTCCGACACGATTCGTCGCTTGacagcaataaaaaattccCATAAGgtgaaaataaattccAATATTGACACAGAACTTTATGAAGTGGAACCTACTTTAGCTGATCAAACTCAAAAGATTATTGAAATAAACGCCGAACATGCGCACTGCGATGATATTTCTTTGGGTACAGCTTCTTATGAATTGCATGAAGCTGTCACAGGCGTTCCTTCTCCGGTAGCTGACAAAAAACATTTAAACGCAGAAGTCAGTCACTCTAGTAAGCAAAACGATGTGCCAACGAGTTCACCCATTAAAGTGCCAGGAGACGATACTGTCAGTCAATCTATCGTTGAAGAGAGTATTCCCACTTTATCTGTTAGGGATACTAGGAAAGACGAAGAGAATgtttattcaattttgcCTATTCAATATGACGAAAAAGAGCAAGCAAAGGCTGTTCCTACTCCTTCTGCGGGttcacaagaaaaagaggaacCTGAAAGTGTTTATTCTATTCTACCCATTGAATATGATGAGAAGGAACAAGAGAATGTGTTATCAACGGTTTCTGATGAATCTAAAGCGAAACACCACGGTCATCCTACCGGTTCTGCCCAAGACAAGAAGGATGAAGAGCAAGTTTACTCAATTTTGCCTGTGGAAGTGGATGAGAAAGATGTTGAACAATTTTCTTCCGATTTTTCTATAAACAGTGGCACACCAACTTCAAAAACTGGCTATGCGACAGTACCAGTCGAGGTGCCGGAAGAGTCTGTGACGGATAATTCTAATAAATTTGACGCCGAACATCGTTTCGACTAA
- the ubx4 gene encoding UBX domain protein Ubx4, translated as MTTVFACKGFQKHPVKLTPSAPLQEVVLASYQKLGFSDWSRLELLHNDKKLDLSTLMRHSGLSQGSKLTLKESRQPSNASPGSSSASGGQLKVALQMPGFPRVVDQISSQNILLHLLDKHSFLSNVDHVLINGRAYRETEFQQPLSFFGLNEGSVLIRLIPKSSEPAIETTKPNRVIASPNSNVDSNSSDSPPEKAPYMQGLYHVKESVDIAPSTREITPEAKTPKVEPTSIGSSPKEEPSTLEKKEAILETLKEPSPSAADIEAPSLQDSSRASDNSNSKGFNSKNILGSMMSKVKKEKKSEREQDEYDLEPSKSQLELYQNILRKRASQPSRTISSNAPKTYPSTATVKFDFGDGKPLYHEFSKEDKIHDLHSFVASHLPNEFPSSFSLTFSNHDPLPTSGHVVEYIGRAVVRVHPF; from the coding sequence aTGACTACAGTATTTGCCTGTAAAGGGTTTCAAAAGCATCCTGTAAAACTAACGCCTTCTGCGCCGCTACAAGAGGTTGTTCTTGCTTCATACCAAAAACTAGGATTTTCAGACTGGAGTCGTTTGGAATTATTGCATAATGATAAAAAGCTAGATCTTTCGACGTTAATGCGGCATTCTGGCCTTTCGCAAGGGTCCAAATTAACACTGAAGGAGTCACGACAACCATCCAACGCGTCACCTGGATCATCTTCAGCATCTGGTGGACAACTCAAAGTTGCTCTTCAAATGCCTGGATTTCCGAGGGTTGTGGATCAGATTTCGTCACAAAATATCTTGCTCCATTTGTTGGATAAGcattctttcctttccaatGTTGACCATGTTTTAATCAATGGACGAGCATATCGTGAAACCGAGTTTCAGCAACCGCTTTCATTCTTTGGTTTGAATGAAGGTAGTGTTCTCATTCGTCTAATTCCTAAATCAAGCGAACCAGCTATAGAAACTACAAAACCTAACAGAGTGATTGCATCTCCTAATTCTAACGTAGACAGCAATTCTTCAGACTCACCTCCTGAAAAAGCACCTTATATGCAAGGTTTATATCATGTTAAAGAATCTGTGGATATAGCACCTTCTACCAGGGAAATTACACCAGAGGCAAAAACCCCCAAAGTTGAGCCGACTAGTATCGGCTCATCACCAAAAGAGGAACCGTCaactttggaaaaaaaagaagctatACTCGAAACTTTGAAGGAGCCAAGCCCATCTGCCGCCGATATTGAAGCTCCAAGTCTGCAGGATTCGTCACGAGCAAGTGATAATTCAAACTCAAAAGGATTTAATagcaaaaatattttagGATCAATGATGAGCaaagtcaaaaaagaaaagaaaagtgaaAGAGAGCAGGATGAATACGATCTAGAGCCTTCCAAAAGCCAGCTGGAGCTTTACCAAAATATTCTTCGAAAAAGAGCGAGTCAACCTTCTCGGACGATTAGCTCAAATGCTCCAAAGACTTACCCATCCACGGCGACCGTTaaatttgattttggtGATGGTAAGCCCCTATACCATGAATTCTCTAAAGAAGATAAAATTCATGACCTTCATAGCTTTGTCGCATCTCACTTGCCGAATGAATTCCCTAGTTCATTTTCGCTCACGTTCAGCAATCATGATCCTCTGCCTACTTCCGGACACGTCGTCGAATATATTGGACGTGCAGTCGTCCGTGTTCATCCATTTTAA
- the car2 gene encoding ornithine transaminase Car2, with translation MTQANMKSTYSSTEIQKLEHDYAAHNYHPLPVCFSKAEGAKVWDPEGKEYLDFLSAYSAVNQGHCHPKIVGALIEQAQRVTLSSRAFYNDKFGPFAKYTTEYFGYEMVIPMNTGAEAVETACKLARLWGYKQKKIADNEAIILSCVDNFHGRTMGIISMSTDPEARDNYGPYLPNVGPKVEGSDRVLRYNNLDDLKFFLENYGPRVAGFLVEPIQGEAGVVVPDDDYLRTAYELCKAHNVLFIADEVQTGIARTGKMLCIEHSGVKPDMVILGKAISGGVYPVSAVLSSKEIMLNFEPGTHGSTYGGNPLGAAVALAALQVVKDENLVERAAVLGKKFRNALNDSKSPLLQVARGRGLLNAIVIDETKANGRTAWDLCLIMRSRGVLAKPTHGNIIRLAPPLVISEEDLMKGVEIIKQALVELPTIDMTPFAENPIH, from the coding sequence ATGACTCAAGCAAATATGAAGAGCACATATTCTTCAAcggaaatccaaaagttgGAGCATGATTACGCTGCTCACAACTACCACCCTTTGccagtttgtttttccaagGCTGAGGGCGCTAAAGTATGGGATCCTGAAGGAAAGGAGTATTTGGACTTTCTCTCGGCTTACTCCGCTGTCAATCAAGGACATTGCCATCCCAAGATCGTTGGTGCTTTAATAGAGCAAGCTCAACGTGTCACTTTGAGCTCTCGTGCATTCTACAATGATAAGTTTGGTCCTTTTGCCAAATATACCACTGAATACTTTGGCTATGAGATGGTTATTCCCATGAACACTGGTGCTGAAGCCGTTGAAACTGCCTGCAAACTTGCACGTCTTTGGGGTTacaagcaaaagaagattgCCGATAACGAGGCCATTATCCTCTCCTGTGTCGATAACTTCCATGGTCGTACAATGGGCATCATTTCTATGTCCACTGACCCTGAAGCCCGTGATAACTACGGTCCCTACTTGCCAAATGTCGGCCCTAAAGTCGAGGGTTCTGACCGCGTCTTGCGTTACAACAACTTGGACGACTTAAAGTTCTTCCTTGAAAACTATGGCCCTAGAGTTGCTGGTTTCTTAGTTGAACCTATCCAGGGTGAAGCCGGTGTTGTTGTTCCTGATGATGACTACTTGAGAACTGCTTACGAATTGTGCAAGGCTCATAATGTCTTGTTTATCGCAGACGAAGTCCAAACCGGTATTGCTCGTACGGGTAAGATGCTTTGTATCGAACACTCTGGTGTCAAGCCAGATATGGTTATTCTCGGAAAGGCTATTTCTGGCGGTGTTTACCCCGTCAGTGCCGTACTCTCATCCAAGGAAATTATGCTCAACTTTGAACCCGGTACCCACGGATCCACTTATGGTGGTAATCCTCTTGGTGCTGCTGTAGCCCTTGCTGCCTTACAGGTTGTCAAAGACGAAAACTTGGTCGAACGTGCTGCAGTATTGGGTAAAAAGTTTCGCAATGCTCTCAATGACTCCAAGTctcctcttcttcaagtCGCTCGTGGTCGTGGTCTCTTGAATGCTATCGTCATTGACGAAACCAAGGCTAATGGCCGTACAGCCTGGGACTTGTGCTTGATTATGCGCTCCCGAGGTGTATTGGCCAAGCCAACTCATGGAAATATCATTCGCCTTGCTCCTCCCTTGGTCATCTCTGAAGAGGACCTGATGAAGGGCGTTGAAATCATCAAACAAGCTTTGGTTGAACTCCCAACCATCGATATGACTCCCTTCGCAGAGAACCCAATTCATTGA
- the spt4 gene encoding DSIF transcription elongation factor complex subunit Spt4, with translation MDKLSRSRSRACLICGIVLPHNVFANKGCPNDGVDDVETFTSPVFEGIMAMMVPTESWVARWQRIDNFTPGIYATRVQGVLNDDIVESLRRRGINYRPRNGTPWD, from the coding sequence ATGGACAAATTGAGTCGTTCTCGTTCTAGAGCATGCTTAATATGTGGAATTGTACTTCCTCATAATGTTTTCGCGAATAAAGGTTGTCCAAATGACGGTGTTGACGACGTGGAAACGTTTACTTCTCCTGTCTTTGAAGGCATCATGGCAATGATGGTACCTACAGAATCATGGGTCGCTAGATGGCAGAGGATCGATAATTTCACTCCAGGAATCTATGCAACACGCGTCCAAGGCGTTCTTAACGACGACATAGTTGAATCTTTGCGTCGTCGGGGTATTAACTACAGGCCACGCAATGGTACACCATGGGATTAA
- a CDS encoding aldehyde dehydrogenase, implicated in cellular detoxification, translating to MDEKFITCHCPGDGSLLGRVDLHQPGDIDRSIRLAEEAQRSWKKTSFQERKRFLLALKKNILKNQDKYAEIACKDTGKTLVDAAFGEILVTLEKINWTVKNGEQSLRPTKRPTSLLTSYKHGYVHYEPIGVIAALVSWNYPLHNALGPIISALFAGNAIVVKGSELTAWSTHQYCEIVRQLLKSLGHNPDLVQCTTCLPRVADYLTSHPGLRHITFIGSQSVAKLVAASAAKQLTPLCLELGGKDPCILNDDHRLDEVLSIVMRGVFQSAGQNCIGIERIIALDAIYDAVITRLYNRIAPMRLGMYMQKDVDMGAMVSNNRFDHLEELIQDAVKQGARLICGGSRYRHPKYPNGFYFLPTLLVDVRNEMKIAQEECFAPIACVFRAKNQEHALEIANGTNFGLGASVFSKDKEICGYYVENLESGMVAVNDFGAFYLLQMPFGGCKQSGYGRFAGYEGLQGICNSKSVAFDRFKSIHTGIPPAVDYPIPDSQKAWQFIRGLVGTVYGAWIGLLPNVYKLIRNS from the coding sequence ATGgatgaaaaatttataacGTGTCATTGCCCTGGAGATGGTTCTTTACTCGGACGCGTCGATCTTCATCAGCCTGGCGACATTGACCGATCAATTCGCTTGGCCGAGGAGGCACAGAGATCGTGGAAGAAAACATCATTtcaggaaagaaaaaggtttcTGCTagcattgaaaaaaaacatcTTGAAAAATCAAGATAAGTATGCAGAGATCGCTTGCAAAGATACGGGTAAAACACTTGTCGATGCTGCATTTGGAGAGATTTTGGTTACGTTGGAGAAAATCAATTGGACAGTAAAGAATGGTGAACAATCGCTTCGTCCTACAAAGCGACCTACTTCTCTTCTTACTTCCTATAAACATGGTTATGTCCACTACGAGCCTATTGGTGTGATAGCTGCTCTTGTAAGTTGGAACTACCCTTTGCATAATGCCCTTGGTCCCATTATTTCTGCTCTTTTCGCAGGAAACGCCATCGTTGTCAAAGGAAGTGAATTAACTGCTTGGTCTACCCACCAGTATTGTGAAATAGTTCGCCAATTACTAAAGTCTCTTGGTCATAACCCTGACTTAGTTCAGTGTACCACCTGTCTTCCAAGGGTAGCTGATTATTTGACAAGCCATCCAGGACTTCGTCATATAACCTTTATTGGTTCCCAATCAGTTGCCAAACTAGTCGCCGCCTCTGCTGCTAAACAGCTGACACCGCTTTGTCTGGAGCTCGGTGGTAAAGATCCTTGTATCCTTAACGATGATCATCGTCTAGACGAAGTCCTTTCTATTGTCATGCGTGGTGTATTTCAAAGTGCTGGTCAGAATTGCATTGGTATTGAACGAATCATTGCCTTAGATGCCATATATGACGCCGTTATCACGAGGTTATACAACCGAATTGCTCCCATGCGGCTTGGAATGTATATGCAGAAAGACGTAGATATGGGGGCAATGGTTTCCAATAACCGTTTTGATCATCTTGAAGAATTAATCCAAGATGCTGTGAAGCAAGGCGCTCGTTTGATTTGCGGTGGTAGCCGTTACCGACATCCGAAGTATCCAAATGGTTTCTACTTTCTACCGACTTTACTTGTAGATGTAAGGAACGAGATGAAGATTGCTCAAGAAGAATGCTTTGCTCCTATTGCTTGCGTCTTTCGTGCTAAGAATCAAGAACATGCTCTAGAGATTGCAAATGGCACTAACTTTGGTTTGGGCGCTTCTGTTTTCAGTAAAGACAAGGAAATATGTGGATACTACGTTGAAAACTTGGAAAGCGGTATGGTCGCTGTGAATGATTTTGGTGCGTTTTATTTACTGCAAATGCCTTTTGGTGGCTGTAAACAGAGCGGTTATGGACGATTCGCCGGATATGAAGGTCTTCAAGGAATTTGTAATTCTAAATCTGTTGCATTCGATCGCTTCAAATCAATCCATACCGGTATTCCACCGGCTGTTGACTACCCCATTCCTGATTCCCAAAAAGCGTGGCAGTTTATTCGAGGCTTGGTGGGCACTGTCTATGGTGCATGGATTGGACTTTTGCCAAACGTTTATAAGCTTATACGAAATTCCTAA